The Gemmatimonadaceae bacterium genome window below encodes:
- a CDS encoding flavin prenyltransferase UbiX gives MTPRAAPIVVAITGASGAPYAVRLVEQLAAARRTVSLIVSSHGWRLLGMEAGIGDADALRARVGAAAWDRSVTVFDDGDRGAAPASGSARTSGMVVCPCSMGTLAAIAHGTSRSLIERAADVTLKERRPLLLVPRETPLSVIHLENMLRVSRAGAIVMPAAPGFYHAPTGIDDLVDFVVARVLDHLGVEHRLSARWGDAAPRRGVDA, from the coding sequence ATGACGCCGCGCGCCGCGCCCATCGTCGTCGCGATCACCGGCGCCTCCGGTGCGCCCTACGCGGTGCGCCTGGTCGAGCAGCTCGCGGCGGCCCGCCGGACCGTGTCGCTCATCGTGTCATCGCACGGATGGCGTTTGTTAGGCATGGAGGCCGGCATCGGGGACGCGGACGCCCTGCGCGCGCGGGTCGGCGCGGCCGCGTGGGACCGCTCCGTGACCGTGTTCGATGACGGCGATCGCGGCGCCGCTCCGGCGTCGGGCTCGGCGCGCACCAGCGGGATGGTGGTATGCCCGTGCTCGATGGGGACGCTGGCGGCGATCGCACACGGAACGTCGCGGTCGCTCATCGAGCGCGCAGCCGACGTCACGCTCAAGGAGAGACGCCCGCTGCTCCTCGTACCGCGGGAGACTCCGCTGAGCGTGATCCACCTCGAGAACATGCTGCGCGTGTCCCGCGCCGGCGCCATCGTAATGCCGGCCGCGCCGGGATTCTATCACGCGCCAACGGGCATCGATGACCTCGTCGATTTCGTCGTCGCCCGCGTGCTCGACCACCTGGGCGTGGAGCACCGGTTGAGCGCACGGTGGGGCGACGCGGCGCCGCGCCGCGGCGTCGATGCCTAA
- a CDS encoding metallophosphoesterase family protein, with product MPNDTPVVIGLISDTHGLVRPGVHRALAGVSLILHAGDVGGDDVLDELALIAPVEAVFGNTDEPDDPRLAQELVREVAGVRIHVSHGHELGQPRPEPLAARYAGDVLVYGHTHQALVTRVDGRLIVNPGAAGPRRFNLKPSVARLTIARGRAEVAIIPVDAETVG from the coding sequence ATGCCTAACGACACGCCCGTCGTCATCGGTCTCATCTCGGACACGCATGGCCTGGTGCGGCCGGGCGTCCACAGGGCGTTGGCCGGCGTGTCGCTCATCCTTCACGCCGGCGACGTCGGCGGCGATGACGTGCTCGACGAGCTCGCGCTCATTGCGCCCGTCGAGGCGGTGTTCGGCAACACCGATGAGCCGGACGACCCGCGTCTCGCGCAGGAATTGGTGCGCGAGGTGGCGGGTGTCCGCATCCACGTAAGCCACGGACACGAGCTCGGACAGCCGCGACCCGAGCCGCTCGCCGCCCGATACGCGGGCGATGTCCTCGTGTACGGCCACACACATCAAGCGCTCGTCACCCGAGTCGATGGACGTCTCATCGTGAATCCCGGCGCCGCCGGACCGCGGCGCTTCAACCTGAAGCCGAGCGTTGCGCGGCTCACGATTGCCCGGGGCCGGGCAGAGGTCGCGATCATTCCGGTCGACGCGGAGACGGTCGGCTGA
- a CDS encoding prolyl oligopeptidase family serine peptidase — protein MHQCSFRRSLVCIATALLAASAATGVARAQRASGPFTLQQVMSYPFPSALVAAPSGARVAWVFDERGVRNIYVASAPDWQAHRVTSYTADDGQELTNLAFTPDGNTVVYVRGGDHDANWPAPGNLAPDPASSPVQPMVEIWTVPASGGQPKKLAEGDLPAVSPRGDRVAYVRDHQIWVVPTDGSQAGKRLLFATGESEDPEWSPDGNTLAFVSSRGDHSFIALYTNDSTPLRYVSPSTSIDENPQWSLDGTQIAFVRRPGNGGAPETMLEQHPRPFAIWAANLSTLAAHQVWQSPNTLRGSMPTTDGEANLHWATGNRIVFLSDVDGWPHLYSIESSGGTPLLLTPARGMAEYITMSRDGKTLVYASNMGAGPDDIERRHVFKVPVDRAAPVNLTPGTGVEWTPVVTGDGASVVYLSADARRPPVPAIVPLGGGAARLIGADRIPSDFPASQLIVPRAVTYKASDGTEVHADLFAKPGLSHAPAVVFVHGGPPRQMLLGWHPMDYYSNSYAVNQYLASRGFVVLAVNYRLGIGYGHEFHHPDHAGRFGASEYLDVKAGAEYLRSLPEVNGAHIGIWGGSYGGFLTAMALAKNSDLFAAGVDMHGVHDWMSDVQEFFARRALQYEKADLDSAEKVAWQSSPVAYVSTWKSPVLLIQGDDDRNVHFHQTVDLARRLDAQGVQYEELVLPDEIHGFLRYASWLAADSATVSYLDKTLR, from the coding sequence ATGCATCAGTGCTCATTCCGCAGGTCGCTCGTGTGCATAGCGACTGCGCTCCTGGCCGCGAGCGCGGCGACGGGCGTCGCCCGTGCGCAGCGCGCGTCGGGCCCGTTCACCCTGCAACAGGTCATGTCGTACCCGTTCCCGTCGGCGCTCGTCGCGGCGCCGAGCGGCGCGCGGGTCGCATGGGTCTTCGATGAACGCGGCGTGCGGAACATCTACGTCGCTTCGGCGCCCGATTGGCAGGCGCATCGCGTTACGAGCTACACCGCCGACGATGGGCAGGAGCTCACGAATCTCGCCTTCACCCCCGATGGCAACACGGTCGTCTACGTGCGCGGCGGCGACCACGACGCCAATTGGCCGGCGCCGGGCAATCTGGCTCCGGATCCGGCATCGAGTCCTGTACAGCCGATGGTAGAGATCTGGACCGTGCCCGCGAGCGGCGGTCAACCCAAGAAGCTCGCCGAAGGCGACCTCCCCGCGGTCTCGCCGCGCGGCGACCGCGTCGCGTACGTCCGAGATCATCAGATCTGGGTAGTTCCGACCGACGGATCGCAGGCGGGCAAGCGACTGCTGTTCGCGACGGGCGAGAGCGAGGATCCGGAATGGTCGCCGGATGGGAACACGCTCGCGTTCGTGTCGTCGCGCGGCGACCACTCGTTCATCGCGCTCTACACCAACGACTCGACGCCGCTGCGCTACGTGTCGCCCTCGACGTCGATCGACGAGAATCCGCAGTGGTCGCTGGACGGTACGCAGATCGCCTTTGTGCGCCGGCCGGGAAACGGTGGCGCGCCGGAGACGATGCTCGAGCAGCATCCGCGGCCGTTTGCCATCTGGGCCGCAAATCTGTCGACGCTGGCCGCCCATCAAGTGTGGCAGAGTCCGAACACGCTGCGCGGTTCCATGCCGACCACGGATGGCGAAGCGAATCTTCACTGGGCAACGGGCAACCGCATCGTGTTCCTCTCGGATGTCGATGGGTGGCCGCATCTCTATTCCATTGAATCTTCCGGAGGAACGCCGCTCCTGCTCACGCCCGCGCGCGGTATGGCCGAGTACATCACGATGTCGCGCGACGGCAAGACGCTGGTGTACGCGTCGAACATGGGTGCGGGTCCGGACGACATCGAGCGCCGTCACGTGTTCAAGGTGCCGGTGGACAGAGCGGCGCCGGTGAATCTGACGCCGGGCACGGGAGTCGAGTGGACGCCGGTGGTCACCGGCGACGGCGCATCGGTGGTGTACCTGTCGGCCGACGCGCGACGGCCACCCGTGCCCGCGATCGTTCCGTTAGGCGGCGGCGCGGCGCGGCTCATCGGGGCCGACCGGATTCCTTCGGACTTTCCGGCATCGCAGCTCATCGTGCCTCGGGCCGTCACGTACAAGGCATCCGACGGCACGGAGGTGCACGCGGACCTCTTCGCCAAACCCGGCCTGTCGCACGCACCGGCCGTGGTGTTCGTCCATGGCGGTCCGCCGCGCCAGATGCTGCTCGGCTGGCACCCCATGGATTACTACTCGAACTCGTATGCGGTCAACCAGTACCTCGCGTCGCGCGGGTTCGTGGTGCTCGCCGTCAACTATCGGTTAGGCATCGGCTACGGCCACGAGTTTCATCATCCGGATCACGCCGGCCGCTTCGGCGCCTCGGAGTATCTGGACGTGAAGGCCGGCGCGGAATACCTGCGTTCGCTGCCGGAGGTGAACGGCGCGCACATCGGCATCTGGGGCGGCTCGTACGGCGGCTTCCTGACGGCGATGGCGCTGGCCAAGAACTCCGATCTCTTCGCGGCCGGCGTCGACATGCACGGCGTGCACGACTGGATGTCCGACGTGCAGGAGTTTTTCGCGCGCCGCGCGCTGCAGTACGAGAAGGCCGACCTGGATTCGGCGGAGAAGGTGGCGTGGCAGTCGTCGCCGGTCGCGTACGTGTCGACGTGGAAGTCGCCGGTGCTTCTCATTCAAGGTGATGACGACCGCAACGTGCACTTCCACCAGACGGTCGATCTCGCGCGGCGCCTCGATGCGCAAGGCGTGCAATACGAGGAGCTCGTGCTGCCCGACGAGATCCACGGCTTCCTGCGCTACGCCTCCTGGCTCGCCGCCGACAGCGCGACCGTGTCGTATCTGGACAAGACGCTGCGGTGA
- a CDS encoding UvrB/UvrC motif-containing protein, giving the protein MKRRSLLPPCTDDDQLARMRAAVTADARDRPGVYRMHGSSGEVVYVGKSKRLRTRLLSYFRGRYPEDKGARIIREAVRIDWDYTPSEFAALLLEMRLIKRLRPRLNVAMKRDDRHFAFIKISRGPAAKLTVVRGPTEDTAAYYGPFQGAQRVSESLRELNDALGLRDCTVERKMHFSDQSELFQIARTPGCIRFEIHKCLGPCVGGCSEAQYDHRLALARAFLDCTDDTPLQTLRREMEASSARLEFERAAALRDKVNRLEELRVQFLRLRFGVESLTFVYTVPGHGGEDRVYLIRRGRVRDERPAPRTPADDAALERAIADVYGPIERQTTRVPTHEIDEMLLLTSWFGRFPEELERVRHVPHRSVLSRYDTVALSAASQEA; this is encoded by the coding sequence ATGAAGCGGCGCTCGCTCCTTCCGCCTTGCACCGACGATGACCAACTGGCGCGCATGCGCGCTGCCGTGACCGCGGATGCGCGAGACCGGCCCGGCGTCTATCGCATGCACGGGAGCAGCGGCGAAGTGGTGTACGTCGGGAAATCGAAGCGGCTGCGGACGCGTCTGCTCAGCTATTTCCGCGGTCGATACCCCGAGGACAAAGGCGCGCGCATCATTCGCGAGGCGGTGCGCATCGACTGGGACTACACACCGAGCGAGTTCGCCGCGCTGTTGCTCGAGATGCGGCTCATCAAGCGGCTGCGTCCGCGGCTCAACGTGGCGATGAAGCGGGACGACCGGCACTTCGCGTTCATCAAGATCTCGCGCGGGCCCGCGGCAAAGCTCACCGTCGTCCGAGGCCCAACGGAAGACACCGCCGCCTACTACGGCCCGTTCCAGGGCGCACAACGGGTGAGCGAATCGCTGCGCGAGCTCAACGACGCGCTCGGCCTGCGCGACTGCACGGTCGAGCGCAAAATGCACTTCTCCGATCAGAGCGAGCTCTTTCAGATCGCGCGGACGCCGGGCTGCATCCGATTCGAGATCCATAAATGTCTGGGACCGTGTGTCGGCGGCTGCTCGGAGGCGCAGTACGACCACCGGCTCGCGTTAGCACGCGCGTTTCTCGACTGTACCGATGACACGCCCCTCCAGACGCTGCGCCGCGAGATGGAGGCGAGCAGCGCGCGGCTCGAGTTCGAGCGCGCGGCCGCACTGCGAGACAAGGTGAACCGCCTCGAAGAGTTGCGCGTGCAATTTCTGCGGCTGCGGTTCGGCGTCGAGTCGCTGACGTTCGTGTACACCGTGCCCGGCCACGGCGGCGAGGACCGCGTGTACCTGATTCGCCGCGGCCGCGTGCGGGACGAGCGGCCCGCGCCGCGCACGCCCGCCGATGACGCGGCGCTCGAACGGGCCATCGCGGACGTCTACGGCCCGATCGAGCGCCAGACCACGCGCGTGCCGACGCACGAGATCGACGAGATGCTGCTCCTCACCTCATGGTTCGGCCGCTTCCCCGAAGAGCTGGAGCGCGTTAGGCACGTGCCTCACCGCAGCGTCTTGTCCAGATACGACACGGTCGCGCTGTCGGCGGCGAGCCAGGAGGCGTAG
- the mutM gene encoding bifunctional DNA-formamidopyrimidine glycosylase/DNA-(apurinic or apyrimidinic site) lyase, whose translation MPELPETETIARDLQRALAGARITGVTVTHADVLRETTPAKLRRALTGTTIERCWRRAKLVVLDLSTGNRLVVQPRFTGALLIDAGSLPERERAYSTLLLNLADGRALHYRDIRRLGTVTLMSPERWERHAATLGVEPLDAAFTVTHLSGALRGSSQAVKKLVMDQRRIAGLGNIYANEALWRAGIDPSRAGRTIRADEVERLHASIVGVLREAIEARGTSFRDYRDASGERGSFAARLDVYGRGGEACHRCGGRLLATDVIDGRATVLCPRCQR comes from the coding sequence ATGCCGGAGCTGCCTGAAACCGAGACCATCGCGCGCGACCTGCAGCGCGCGCTCGCGGGAGCCCGCATCACCGGCGTGACCGTCACGCACGCCGACGTCCTTCGCGAAACCACGCCGGCCAAGCTGCGGCGCGCGCTCACCGGCACCACGATCGAGCGATGTTGGCGGCGCGCCAAGCTCGTCGTGCTCGATCTCTCGACCGGCAACCGGCTGGTGGTGCAACCCCGTTTCACCGGCGCGTTGTTGATCGACGCGGGCTCGCTCCCCGAGCGCGAACGCGCCTACTCGACTCTGCTGCTCAACCTCGCCGACGGACGCGCCCTCCACTATCGCGACATCCGCCGGCTCGGCACCGTGACGCTGATGTCGCCCGAGCGTTGGGAACGCCATGCGGCAACGCTGGGCGTCGAACCGCTTGACGCTGCATTCACCGTCACGCATCTATCGGGCGCTCTTCGGGGCTCCTCACAGGCGGTGAAAAAGTTGGTGATGGATCAGCGCCGGATCGCCGGCCTCGGCAACATCTACGCGAACGAAGCGCTGTGGCGCGCGGGGATCGATCCATCGCGTGCGGGCCGAACCATTCGTGCGGACGAGGTCGAGCGGCTGCACGCGAGCATCGTGGGCGTGCTGCGCGAAGCCATCGAAGCGCGCGGGACGAGCTTTCGCGACTATCGCGACGCATCCGGCGAGCGCGGCTCGTTCGCGGCACGCCTCGATGTCTACGGACGCGGCGGCGAGGCGTGTCATCGCTGCGGCGGCCGGCTCCTAGCTACCGACGTCATCGACGGCCGTGCGACCGTGTTGTGTCCCCGCTGTCAGCGATGA
- the purD gene encoding phosphoribosylamine--glycine ligase — MKVLLVGGGAREHALAWKLTTDDPSLELIGAPGNPGIAEYGRCVSTPATDLAGLVELARRERPYLAIIGPEAPLAAGLADALRAHGVPTFGPGAAAARIEASKAFAKQLMLDAGVPTAQAGRYVRPEDAKRAARALGAPVVIKASGLAAGKGVVIARTLGEAEQAIDAMLVGHSFGEAGNEILVEEFMDGEEMSLFALTDGRRVVPMLPAQDHKRLLTGDTGPNTGGMGAFAPLSIATPVLVDDVVERVMRPTLRALHDAGTPFSGLLYAGLMVASDGSSPRVVEFNCRFGDPETEALLPLLEEPLLPRLLGVAEGEMEERPLRWSGRHAVTTVVAASGYPESPRLGDPIALPAARADVHVFHAGTRRADDGRLVTAGGRVFAVTAVADTLADAQRSSIRTAGGIEFAGSQYRADIAWRELERHAGAA, encoded by the coding sequence GTGAAGGTGTTGCTCGTCGGCGGTGGCGCTCGAGAACACGCCCTCGCCTGGAAGCTCACGACCGACGATCCATCCCTCGAGCTGATCGGTGCGCCGGGAAATCCGGGAATCGCCGAGTATGGCCGCTGCGTATCGACACCGGCCACTGACCTCGCCGGCCTCGTGGAGCTCGCGCGCCGCGAGCGGCCGTACCTCGCGATCATCGGCCCGGAGGCACCGCTCGCCGCCGGCCTGGCCGACGCGTTGCGCGCGCACGGGGTGCCGACGTTCGGACCCGGCGCGGCCGCCGCGCGCATTGAGGCCTCGAAGGCGTTCGCCAAGCAATTGATGCTCGATGCCGGCGTTCCGACCGCGCAGGCCGGCCGGTACGTCAGGCCGGAGGACGCGAAGCGCGCCGCGCGTGCGTTAGGCGCGCCGGTCGTGATCAAGGCGTCCGGCCTGGCCGCCGGCAAGGGCGTGGTGATCGCCCGTACGTTAGGCGAAGCGGAGCAGGCGATCGACGCGATGCTGGTCGGCCACTCGTTCGGCGAGGCGGGCAACGAGATCCTCGTCGAGGAGTTCATGGACGGCGAGGAGATGTCGCTGTTTGCCCTCACCGACGGACGGCGCGTCGTGCCGATGCTGCCCGCCCAGGATCACAAGCGCCTGCTCACCGGGGACACCGGGCCGAACACCGGCGGCATGGGCGCCTTTGCGCCGCTCTCTATCGCGACACCGGTCCTGGTCGACGATGTGGTCGAACGCGTGATGCGTCCGACCCTGCGCGCGCTGCACGATGCGGGTACCCCGTTCAGCGGCCTCCTCTACGCCGGCCTGATGGTGGCGAGCGACGGCTCGTCGCCGCGCGTCGTCGAGTTCAACTGCCGGTTCGGCGACCCGGAGACAGAAGCGCTGCTGCCGCTGCTCGAGGAGCCGCTCCTGCCGCGACTGTTAGGCGTCGCCGAGGGCGAGATGGAGGAAAGGCCGCTCCGGTGGAGCGGACGCCACGCCGTGACCACCGTGGTCGCGGCGTCGGGTTATCCCGAATCGCCTCGGTTGGGCGACCCGATCGCGCTGCCTGCGGCCCGCGCCGATGTGCACGTATTCCATGCCGGAACCCGCCGCGCGGACGACGGGCGCCTCGTCACCGCCGGCGGCCGCGTGTTCGCGGTGACGGCCGTCGCCGACACGCTCGCCGATGCCCAACGCTCGAGCATTCGTACCGCCGGAGGAATCGAGTTCGCGGGCAGCCAGTACCGCGCCGACATCGCGTGGCGGGAGCTCGAGCGCCATGCCGGAGCTGCCTGA
- a CDS encoding M48 family metallopeptidase, whose translation MPNQLIQIAPASWEHPADRAALNTLRALPGFDEVLRKVMGLIGERGVRSLFTANAVRVGPRQRPKLDALYEEVLHTMDWAERPDLFVSQSPVANAMAVGFDKPFIVVNSAAIDILDWDERRVLLGHELGHVMSGHATYTTLALLILRIGFSNIPGLGLIALPIQLALMEWSRKAELSSDRAGLLATQDPLASMRMFLKFAGGITTDDEANLDEFLTQAQEYEERGGALDAIFRVLNVAMRTHPFNTVRAAELQRWIATGAYDRIVNGDYPRRGDNDRPLSDDYAEAAGYYRNEAQSAVETMKDALRGARDAFNNAYRNATSK comes from the coding sequence ATGCCTAACCAACTGATCCAGATCGCGCCGGCCTCGTGGGAGCACCCGGCGGACCGCGCCGCGCTCAACACGCTGCGCGCCTTACCCGGCTTCGATGAGGTCCTGCGCAAGGTGATGGGACTCATTGGCGAGCGCGGCGTCCGGAGCTTGTTCACCGCCAACGCGGTGCGCGTCGGGCCTCGCCAGCGGCCGAAGCTGGACGCGCTGTACGAGGAAGTGCTGCACACCATGGACTGGGCGGAACGCCCCGACCTGTTCGTGTCGCAGAGCCCGGTGGCCAACGCGATGGCGGTAGGCTTCGACAAGCCGTTCATCGTCGTCAACTCAGCCGCCATCGACATTCTGGACTGGGACGAGCGCCGCGTGCTGCTGGGCCACGAGTTAGGCCACGTCATGAGCGGCCACGCCACCTACACCACGCTCGCGCTGCTCATTCTGCGAATCGGATTCAGCAACATTCCGGGGCTCGGCCTGATCGCGCTGCCGATCCAGCTCGCGCTCATGGAGTGGTCGCGCAAGGCGGAGTTGTCGTCGGACCGCGCCGGCTTGCTCGCCACGCAGGACCCGCTCGCCTCGATGCGCATGTTCCTCAAGTTTGCCGGCGGCATCACCACCGACGACGAAGCGAACCTCGATGAATTCCTCACGCAAGCGCAGGAATACGAAGAGCGCGGCGGCGCGCTCGACGCGATCTTCCGTGTGCTCAACGTCGCCATGCGCACGCACCCGTTCAACACCGTGCGCGCGGCCGAGCTGCAACGCTGGATCGCAACCGGCGCGTACGATCGCATCGTGAATGGCGACTATCCGCGCCGCGGCGACAACGACCGGCCCCTGTCCGACGACTATGCGGAAGCTGCCGGTTATTACCGAAACGAGGCGCAATCCGCGGTCGAAACGATGAAGGATGCGCTCCGCGGCGCCCGCGACGCGTTCAACAACGCCTACCGGAACGCTACATCAAAGTGA
- a CDS encoding PLP-dependent aspartate aminotransferase family protein has translation MTRIFDDDLQSGLGTRAIHAGQRPDPLAGAIMTPVYLTSTYVQEGLGKNKGFEYARSRNPTRDALERNVAALEDGRHGFAFASGTACVDSIMKLFQSGDHVICGQNVYGGTFRLFDKLLQKMGLLFTYVDTRDAQRIADACTPRTVAALVETPTNPLMWITDLSAAAEAAHQAGALLIVDNTFATPVFQRPFAHGADIVFHSTTKYLNGHSDMIGGIALLRDDDLADRLAFIQNASGAVPGPFDCWLAMRGTKTLHLRMPRHDENGRRVASWLAERVGAERVIYPGLPSHPQHELACRQMRGFGGMITVDLGTRERAARVLGRTRIFSLAESLGGVESLISHPASMTHASVPPERRAELGIGEGMVRLSCGVEDIGDLIADLDHAFAT, from the coding sequence ATGACGCGCATCTTCGACGACGATCTACAGTCCGGGTTGGGCACGCGGGCCATCCATGCTGGTCAGCGACCGGATCCGCTGGCCGGCGCGATCATGACGCCGGTCTACCTCACGTCGACGTACGTGCAGGAGGGGCTCGGCAAGAACAAGGGATTCGAGTACGCGCGCAGCAGGAACCCGACGCGAGACGCACTCGAGCGGAATGTGGCTGCGCTGGAAGATGGGCGACATGGCTTCGCCTTCGCTAGCGGTACCGCGTGCGTCGACTCGATCATGAAATTGTTCCAATCCGGCGATCACGTGATCTGTGGCCAGAACGTCTACGGCGGCACGTTCCGCCTGTTCGACAAGCTGCTGCAGAAGATGGGTCTGCTGTTCACGTACGTCGACACCCGCGATGCCCAACGGATCGCCGACGCATGCACGCCTCGCACCGTCGCCGCGTTAGTCGAGACGCCGACTAACCCGCTCATGTGGATTACCGATCTGTCGGCTGCCGCGGAAGCGGCCCATCAGGCCGGCGCGCTGCTCATCGTGGACAACACGTTCGCCACACCGGTATTCCAGCGCCCGTTTGCGCACGGCGCTGACATCGTATTTCATTCGACGACAAAGTACCTCAACGGCCATAGCGACATGATCGGCGGCATCGCCCTGTTGCGGGACGACGACCTGGCCGACCGCTTGGCATTCATTCAAAACGCTTCAGGAGCCGTTCCAGGACCCTTCGACTGCTGGCTTGCCATGCGAGGCACCAAGACGCTCCATTTGCGCATGCCGCGGCACGACGAGAATGGGCGACGCGTGGCCAGCTGGTTGGCTGAGCGCGTCGGCGCCGAACGAGTCATTTACCCCGGGCTGCCGTCGCATCCCCAGCACGAGCTCGCCTGCCGCCAGATGCGTGGCTTCGGCGGTATGATCACGGTGGACCTCGGGACGCGCGAGCGTGCCGCGCGGGTGCTCGGTCGCACGAGAATCTTTTCCCTGGCGGAATCGTTGGGTGGAGTAGAGAGCCTCATCAGTCATCCGGCGTCGATGACCCACGCATCCGTGCCCCCCGAGCGCCGCGCCGAGCTCGGTATCGGAGAAGGGATGGTGCGGCTGTCGTGCGGGGTCGAGGACATTGGTGACCTGATCGCGGACCTCGATCACGCCTTCGCCACGTAG
- a CDS encoding HD domain-containing phosphohydrolase: MTHATSVDGTRCLVVDDEPRLRQALVRLMQGAGYHCFEAGSAQDALALLDREPVELVLSDMRMPGMDGASLLRRIRELHPEVAVVMVTAVAEVEVAVSCLSAGAMDYITKPFSFEEVRARVTQALEKRRLLIENRDYQERLEERVRAQAQRLEELFLASVQSLAEALELKDPYTRGHSIRVSRYAVGISRMLGIDAATVRHIELGGQLHDIGKIGVREDVLNKPGPLTKEEYQHIMTHPVLGWRILRPLLGDNPVVLNIVRSHHERIDGTGVPDGLGGDAIAREARIIAVADAFDAMMSRRPYRKGLSYADTLDELKRMSGTQFDGQVVDAFLEAVTTGAIELDQRDTMPDAVRAARLAQPAG, translated from the coding sequence GTGACGCACGCTACGAGCGTCGATGGAACGCGCTGTCTCGTCGTCGACGATGAGCCGCGGCTCCGCCAAGCACTTGTGCGCCTGATGCAGGGCGCAGGCTACCACTGCTTCGAGGCAGGCTCGGCGCAGGACGCCTTGGCGTTGCTGGATCGAGAGCCGGTCGAGCTGGTGTTGTCCGACATGCGCATGCCCGGGATGGATGGCGCCTCGCTGCTCAGGCGGATCCGCGAGCTTCACCCGGAAGTGGCGGTGGTGATGGTGACGGCCGTCGCGGAAGTGGAAGTCGCCGTGTCGTGTTTGTCGGCGGGCGCGATGGATTACATCACGAAGCCGTTCAGCTTCGAGGAAGTGCGCGCGCGTGTGACGCAGGCGCTGGAGAAGCGGCGGCTGCTGATCGAGAACCGCGACTATCAGGAGCGCCTCGAGGAGCGCGTAAGAGCGCAAGCGCAGCGCCTCGAGGAATTGTTTCTGGCGAGCGTGCAGTCGCTGGCCGAAGCGTTGGAGCTCAAGGATCCGTATACGCGCGGCCACTCGATCCGGGTGAGCCGCTACGCGGTCGGGATCAGCCGCATGCTCGGCATCGACGCGGCGACGGTCCGGCACATCGAGTTAGGCGGACAGCTCCACGACATCGGCAAGATCGGCGTGCGTGAGGACGTGCTCAACAAGCCCGGTCCGCTCACGAAGGAAGAATATCAGCACATCATGACGCACCCGGTGCTTGGCTGGCGGATTCTGCGGCCGCTGCTGGGCGACAATCCGGTGGTGCTCAACATCGTGCGATCCCACCACGAGCGCATCGACGGTACGGGCGTGCCGGACGGGTTAGGCGGCGATGCCATCGCGCGCGAGGCGCGCATCATTGCGGTGGCCGACGCGTTCGACGCCATGATGAGCCGCCGGCCGTATCGCAAAGGCCTGTCGTATGCGGACACGCTCGACGAGCTCAAGCGGATGTCGGGGACCCAGTTCGACGGGCAGGTGGTCGACGCGTTCCTCGAAGCCGTGACGACGGGTGCGATCGAGCTGGACCAGCGCGACACGATGCCCGATGCCGTCCGGGCGGCGCGGCTCGCGCAGCCGGCCGGCTGA